Proteins encoded in a region of the Ornithodoros turicata isolate Travis unplaced genomic scaffold, ASM3712646v1 Chromosome122, whole genome shotgun sequence genome:
- the LOC135371795 gene encoding uncharacterized protein K02A2.6-like, translating to MRTSSSLSGVAPNANPRGMHHHVRRYILGESFLLVVDAYSKWLEVKLMPSTSAEATVNALREIFATHGIPDVVVSDNGPQFTSAHFQTFLRRNAIRQTLVAPYHAASNGQAERMVQTMKDSMKRIVHGSWQQRLACFLLHQHTTPNSSTGFSPAELLMRRRLKSCLDRLHPDGISKRQEVEEQQASRPAVRTFKDSDPVYVRNYGHGEPWIPATIEKLTGPVSYRVITEGGRVVRRHLNQMRGRATPSNELPESVENPTDVSTGDCVPQGLVTPTSIPMSQAPASSPAVTEASPSSPHLSGPISTRPRRMITRPRYLDDFVS from the coding sequence ATGAGGACATCGAGCAGTCTGTCAGGAGTTGCACCGAATGCCAATCCACGAGGTATGCACCACCACGTGCGCCGATACATCCTTGGAGAATCATTCCTCCTGGTAGTTGACGCCTACTCAAAGTGGCTAGAGGTAAAGCTCATGCCATCTACATCTGCCGAAGCTACTGTCAACGCACTACGGGAGATCTTCGCTACGCACGGCATTCCAGATGTTGTGGTCAGCGACAACGGACCTCAGTTCACATCTGCTCACTTCCAAACATTCCTTCGGAGAAATGCTATAAGACAAACTCTCGTGGCTCCCTATCACGCTGCAAGCAACGGACAGGCAGAACGAATGGTACAAACAATGAAGGACTCGATGAAACGTATTGTACATGGCAGCTGGCAGCAACGACTTGCTTGTTTCCTCTTGCATCAGCATACCACTCCAAACTCATCAACAGGTTTTAGTCCAGCCGAACTCCTTATGCGACGCAGGTTGAAGAGTTGTCTGGACAGATTGCATCCAGACGGAATAAGTAAACGCCAGGAGGTAGAGGAACAGCAGGCTTCCAGACCAGCCGTAAGGACCTTTAAAGACTCTGACCCGGTGTATGTGCGAAACTACGGCCATGGAGAGCCATGGATCCCTGCAACAATTGAGAAGCTTACTGGACCTGTGTCGTACAGAGTTATAACTGAGGGTGGCAGGGTTGTGAGACGCCATCTAAACCAAATGAGAGGTCGCGCCACACCAAGCAACGAACTGCCAGAATCAGTTGAGAACCCGACTGATGTTTCTACAGGCGACTGTGTCCCACAAGGACTTGTAACACCTACATCTATTCCAATGAGTCAAGCACCAGCTAGTTCCCCAGCTGTTACAGAAGCCAGTCCGTCTTCACCGCACCTTAGTGGTCCTATCTCTACACGACCACGCCGAATGATCACACGTCCGCGATATTTGGACGATTTTGTCAGCTAG